A window from Desulfuromonas thiophila encodes these proteins:
- a CDS encoding efflux RND transporter permease subunit codes for MARFFINRPIFAWVLAIIVMLAGLLSILTLPVAQYPAIAPPQISINVVYPGASAQTVQDTVTQVIEQKLNGIDNLIYMASNSDSAGYATITLTFKAGTDPDIAQVQVQNKLQLAEPMLPEAVKRQGISVTKSTRNFLLIIGLISEDGSMSRFDLADYAVANIQDIVSRLPGVGEVQMFGSQNAMRIWLDPDRLYSYGLTSNDVIAALQAQNAQVSGGQFGGNPATAGQQLNATITARSLLQTPEQFNEILLRTSASGASVRLRDVARCEVGTENYDIQARYKGMPVAGLGIRLASDANALDTATVIKNKMEELSAYFPPGMSFVFPYDTTPFVKLSIQGVVRTLIEAVLLVFVIMFLFLQNIRATLIPTIAVPVVLLGTFGILAATGFSINTLTMFAMVLAIGLLIDDAIVVVENVERLMTEEGLPPKEATIKSMEQITSALWGIALVLVAVFIPMAFFGGSTGVIYRQFSITMVSAMLLSVLVALILTPALCATMLKPVHKGHIAAEGSWFKGFFRGFNRAFDYSSGLYQSIVGWSVRRTGRFLLLFALICSLLGYLFVRMPTAFLPEEDQGYILCQLQLPAGATANRTFEVIQQIERHFLENEAEAIESVLTVSGFSFAGRGQNMGLAFVKLKDWHLRHRPDQRVAAVAGRAMRAFSQIKDALVFAFVPPAVMELGTANGFDFQLQDRAGLGHNSLMAARNQLLGMAAKNPVLMAVRPNGQDDTPEFRLLLDDERAGALGLQPAAINEVISSVWGSAYVNDFIENGRVKKVYLQAGAPFRMQPQDIDRWYVRNASGAMVPFSAFTTATWSYASPRLERYNGLPSRQILGQAAPGYSTGDAMAEMEKLASQLPAGIGFEWTGLSYEERLGGAQAPIAYAISLLVVFLCLAALYESWAVPFSVMLVVPLGVIGAVTAATLRGFSNDIYFQIAILTTIGLSARNAIMIVEFAKELMEQGMGLIEATLEGARLRLRPILMTAMTFIIGVLPLALSKGASSGAQNAIGTSMAGGMLSATFLGLLFVPIFFVVVRRLFPVRPEQETSSHVEV; via the coding sequence ATGGCACGTTTTTTCATCAACCGGCCGATTTTTGCCTGGGTTCTGGCCATCATCGTGATGCTGGCCGGCCTGCTGTCGATCCTGACCTTGCCGGTGGCGCAGTATCCGGCCATTGCCCCGCCGCAGATTTCCATTAATGTGGTCTATCCCGGCGCTTCGGCCCAGACGGTGCAGGACACCGTCACTCAGGTCATCGAGCAAAAACTTAACGGCATCGACAACCTGATTTACATGGCCTCCAACAGCGATTCGGCCGGCTATGCCACCATCACGCTGACCTTCAAGGCCGGTACCGATCCCGACATCGCCCAGGTACAGGTTCAAAACAAGCTGCAACTGGCCGAACCCATGCTGCCGGAAGCGGTCAAGCGGCAGGGGATTTCCGTCACCAAATCAACGCGCAATTTTCTGCTGATCATCGGCCTGATCTCCGAGGATGGCTCCATGAGCCGCTTTGATCTGGCCGACTACGCCGTCGCCAATATTCAGGACATCGTCAGCCGCCTGCCCGGCGTTGGCGAGGTGCAGATGTTCGGCTCGCAAAATGCCATGCGCATCTGGCTTGATCCGGACAGACTCTACAGCTACGGCCTGACCAGCAACGATGTCATCGCAGCCCTGCAGGCTCAAAACGCCCAGGTCTCCGGTGGCCAGTTCGGCGGCAACCCGGCCACGGCGGGGCAGCAACTCAATGCCACCATCACCGCCCGCAGCCTGTTGCAGACGCCGGAGCAATTCAACGAGATCTTGCTGCGCACCAGCGCCAGTGGCGCTTCGGTTCGGCTCAGGGATGTCGCCCGCTGTGAGGTCGGCACCGAAAATTACGACATTCAGGCCCGTTACAAGGGCATGCCGGTCGCCGGCCTCGGCATCCGCCTGGCGTCGGACGCCAACGCGCTGGATACCGCCACCGTCATCAAGAACAAGATGGAGGAACTCTCGGCCTATTTCCCGCCGGGCATGTCTTTCGTGTTTCCCTACGATACCACCCCCTTCGTCAAGCTCTCCATCCAGGGCGTGGTGCGCACCCTGATTGAGGCGGTGCTGCTGGTATTCGTCATCATGTTCCTGTTTTTGCAGAACATCCGGGCGACCCTGATTCCAACCATCGCGGTACCGGTGGTGCTGCTTGGCACCTTCGGCATTCTGGCCGCCACGGGTTTTTCCATCAACACCCTGACCATGTTCGCCATGGTTTTGGCCATTGGCCTGCTGATCGACGATGCCATCGTGGTGGTGGAAAACGTCGAACGGCTCATGACGGAGGAGGGACTGCCGCCCAAGGAGGCCACCATCAAGTCGATGGAGCAGATCACCAGCGCCCTCTGGGGCATCGCTCTGGTGCTGGTGGCCGTGTTTATTCCAATGGCGTTTTTCGGCGGCTCCACCGGCGTCATCTACCGCCAGTTTTCCATCACCATGGTTTCGGCCATGCTGCTGTCGGTTCTGGTCGCTCTCATCCTGACCCCGGCACTGTGCGCTACCATGCTCAAGCCGGTACACAAGGGCCACATCGCCGCCGAAGGCAGCTGGTTCAAGGGCTTCTTTCGTGGCTTCAACCGGGCCTTCGATTACAGCAGTGGCCTGTATCAGTCCATCGTCGGCTGGTCCGTGCGCCGTACCGGTCGGTTCCTCTTGCTGTTTGCATTGATTTGCAGCCTGCTCGGCTACCTCTTTGTCCGTATGCCGACGGCCTTTCTGCCCGAGGAGGATCAGGGCTACATTCTCTGTCAGTTACAGCTGCCAGCCGGAGCGACAGCCAATCGCACCTTCGAGGTCATTCAGCAAATCGAGCGTCATTTTCTGGAAAATGAAGCTGAAGCCATTGAATCGGTGTTGACCGTTTCCGGTTTCAGCTTCGCCGGACGCGGTCAGAACATGGGCCTGGCCTTCGTCAAGCTCAAGGATTGGCACCTGCGCCACCGTCCCGACCAGCGAGTGGCCGCCGTGGCGGGACGGGCCATGAGAGCCTTTTCGCAGATCAAGGACGCCCTGGTTTTTGCCTTTGTTCCTCCCGCAGTGATGGAACTGGGCACGGCCAACGGCTTTGACTTTCAGCTGCAGGATCGGGCCGGGCTGGGACACAACAGCCTGATGGCGGCCCGCAACCAGTTGCTTGGCATGGCAGCCAAAAATCCGGTACTGATGGCGGTACGACCCAACGGTCAGGATGACACGCCGGAATTCCGGCTGCTGCTGGATGACGAGCGGGCCGGCGCTCTGGGCCTGCAACCAGCGGCCATCAACGAGGTGATCAGCAGCGTCTGGGGCAGTGCCTACGTCAACGACTTTATTGAAAACGGCCGGGTCAAGAAGGTTTATTTGCAGGCCGGCGCCCCGTTCCGCATGCAGCCACAGGATATTGACCGCTGGTATGTGCGTAACGCCAGCGGGGCCATGGTGCCATTCTCAGCCTTCACCACAGCCACATGGAGCTACGCCTCGCCGCGGCTGGAACGCTATAACGGCTTGCCCTCGCGCCAGATTCTCGGCCAGGCGGCCCCAGGTTACAGCACCGGCGACGCCATGGCGGAGATGGAAAAACTGGCCAGCCAGTTGCCCGCCGGCATCGGTTTCGAATGGACGGGACTGTCTTACGAGGAACGGCTGGGCGGCGCCCAGGCCCCTATCGCCTACGCGATCTCCCTGCTGGTGGTGTTTCTCTGTCTGGCAGCACTGTATGAAAGCTGGGCAGTGCCTTTTTCTGTTATGCTGGTGGTACCTTTGGGGGTAATCGGCGCGGTGACCGCAGCCACGCTGCGCGGTTTTTCCAACGACATCTATTTCCAGATCGCCATTCTGACCACCATCGGCTTGTCGGCGCGTAATGCGATCATGATTGTCGAGTTCGCCAAGGAATTGATGGAACAGGGCATGGGCCTGATCGAAGCCACGTTGGAAGGTGCCCGCCTGCGGCTGCGGCCGATTCTGATGACCGCCATGACCTTCATCATCGGCGTACTGCCACTGGCGCTGAGCAAGGGGGCCAGTTCCGGTGCCCAGAATGCCATCGGCACCAGCATGGCCGGCGGCATGCTCAGCGCCACCTTCCTGGGCCTGCTGTTCGTGCCCATCTTCTTTGTTGTGGTCCGGCGCCTGTTCCCGGTGCGCCCCGAGCAAGAGACTTCTTCCCACGTTGAGGTTTAA